A single window of Vibrio sp. SCSIO 43137 DNA harbors:
- a CDS encoding MBL fold metallo-hydrolase, whose product MKVHHLQGYIQSIFLVEYPDKLLLLDGCSRADASLICSFITDNLNRPLSDLKLVVVTHMHPDHAGAAHKLRKLTGCQIASSKHMHHWYSGWDGWLMYFTDLFLARWVARRQKKSRQWLYYWPWLKPDIRLTDKETLPGFDDWQVLETPEHTDRDLSLRHIPTNRIYVADLLVTVKGRYIPPFPVFYLNNYRKSVEKVLSYQPESLWLAHSGEVILSDEDIEHLKSVMPKRPATHWRAIKYKLHKAVGR is encoded by the coding sequence ATGAAAGTTCATCACCTTCAGGGTTATATACAATCTATCTTTCTGGTTGAGTATCCGGACAAACTATTATTGTTGGACGGTTGCAGCCGGGCAGATGCATCGCTAATCTGTTCATTTATTACCGACAATTTAAATCGCCCGCTCAGTGATTTAAAGTTGGTTGTCGTCACTCATATGCACCCCGATCATGCCGGAGCAGCACATAAGCTAAGAAAACTGACCGGCTGTCAGATTGCCTCATCCAAACATATGCACCACTGGTACAGCGGCTGGGATGGCTGGCTGATGTACTTTACTGATCTCTTTCTCGCTCGTTGGGTGGCCCGACGACAAAAAAAGTCGCGTCAATGGCTCTACTATTGGCCGTGGTTAAAACCCGATATACGCCTGACTGACAAAGAAACCTTACCCGGTTTTGATGACTGGCAGGTACTGGAAACGCCGGAACACACCGACAGAGACCTTTCCCTCAGGCATATTCCAACTAACCGGATTTATGTGGCCGATCTTCTGGTAACGGTAAAGGGGCGTTATATTCCTCCCTTTCCGGTTTTCTATCTGAATAATTATCGTAAATCAGTGGAAAAAGTGCTCAGTTATCAGCCGGAATCGCTCTGGCTGGCGCATTCAGGAGAAGTTATTTTGAGCGATGAAGATATAGAACATCTGAAAAGCGTAATGCCAAAGCGCCCAGCTACCCATTGGCGTGCCATTAAATATAAGCTACATAAGGCTGTTGGCCGTTGA
- a CDS encoding methyl-accepting chemotaxis protein, with protein sequence MSIEVRNNALIISLWFMFTGVSIFLYGAEPAMFVVLAAALSAPLLLMAIRRKSVDSVAETPKDMVAPLIEAEMNLNAVSAAEVSFAIDNLKDKAANQVVAISNIAQTSALITNTVAESSAAAHHALTSADSMHQSSLSGVESLSSVVESMQHISLHTDTTVEQISMLDEKVSQINSVAAVISEIASQTNLLALNAAIEAARAGDSGRGFAVVADEVRKLAERTSESTAEVEQIVSEIFSGTKKVSNTIESLSAKVKQGAESVGNVEHQLGNIAGQARQVKDQISAIEQGVKENEHGLVCIDQAISEVNQELAEADIELLSLQNEAAQLMEMAEHSNAVLTEHYQTSIHAPFYQMASSLAEEIAGQFERDISSGKVTDLIMFDRNYTAVEGVTPAKYQTRYDKYCDEVLPALQEPLLKARSEVVYAIATDDRGYVPTHNDQFCQPLTGDQNTDMLHNRTKRIFNDRVGERCGKHTKTMLLQTYKRDTGEVMHDLSVPVYVNGRHWGAVRLGYQPVSR encoded by the coding sequence ATGTCGATAGAGGTGCGCAATAACGCGTTAATAATTAGCCTTTGGTTTATGTTTACCGGAGTCTCTATTTTCTTATACGGGGCAGAGCCCGCGATGTTTGTCGTGCTTGCTGCGGCACTGTCTGCACCGCTTCTGCTTATGGCAATAAGGAGAAAATCGGTTGATAGTGTGGCTGAGACACCAAAGGATATGGTTGCACCCCTTATTGAAGCGGAAATGAACCTTAATGCCGTGAGTGCTGCAGAAGTCTCATTTGCTATCGACAACTTAAAGGATAAAGCGGCTAATCAGGTGGTTGCCATAAGCAATATTGCGCAAACTTCAGCGCTGATTACCAATACAGTGGCCGAATCTTCTGCTGCGGCCCATCATGCACTCACTTCTGCTGACTCTATGCACCAATCAAGCCTTTCCGGGGTTGAAAGCCTTAGCTCTGTGGTGGAAAGTATGCAGCATATATCGCTGCACACCGATACCACGGTTGAGCAAATAAGCATGCTTGACGAGAAAGTCAGCCAGATTAACAGCGTTGCCGCGGTTATCAGCGAGATAGCTTCCCAGACCAACCTTCTGGCATTAAATGCGGCCATTGAAGCTGCCCGTGCAGGTGACTCAGGCAGAGGGTTTGCGGTTGTCGCTGATGAAGTAAGAAAACTGGCGGAGAGAACATCAGAAAGTACTGCAGAAGTTGAACAGATAGTCAGTGAAATTTTCTCCGGTACAAAGAAGGTGAGTAATACCATTGAATCCCTCTCTGCAAAGGTTAAACAAGGGGCGGAAAGTGTCGGCAATGTTGAGCATCAGCTAGGAAATATTGCCGGGCAGGCGAGGCAGGTAAAAGATCAAATTTCTGCCATTGAACAAGGTGTAAAAGAGAATGAACATGGATTAGTCTGCATTGATCAGGCGATCAGCGAGGTTAATCAGGAACTGGCTGAGGCGGATATAGAGCTTTTAAGCCTGCAAAACGAGGCGGCACAGTTAATGGAGATGGCAGAGCACAGCAATGCTGTTTTAACCGAACATTACCAGACGAGTATTCATGCTCCGTTTTATCAGATGGCGTCTTCCCTTGCGGAAGAGATTGCCGGGCAGTTTGAACGTGATATCAGCTCTGGAAAAGTAACCGATTTAATTATGTTTGACCGTAATTATACTGCGGTTGAGGGAGTGACTCCGGCCAAGTATCAGACCCGTTACGATAAGTATTGCGATGAGGTTCTTCCCGCCCTTCAGGAACCTCTATTAAAGGCCAGAAGTGAAGTGGTTTATGCTATTGCAACGGATGACAGAGGGTATGTCCCGACCCATAACGATCAGTTTTGTCAGCCACTGACCGGTGATCAGAATACCGATATGCTACATAACAGAACCAAACGTATTTTTAATGATCGGGTTGGTGAGCGATGCGGTAAACATACTAAGACTATGCTGCTGCAAACTTACAAAAGAGATACCGGTGAGGTGATGCATGACTTATCTGTACCTGTTTATGTGAACGGGCGGCACTGGGGAGCAGTAAGGCTGGGATATCAACCGGTTTCCCGGTAA
- a CDS encoding EF-hand domain-containing protein codes for MSRFNTLSFAIMASLVSANALASTETDSIFNFFDTDKNNQISLKEFKTGGLDSEGDSWNEGLSTVCTEKTLSMVEPELIDTFKHLDDNKDKQISREEFAKNANRIYDEYWQASFKQADKNNDKQLDRKEYEAQAGNYVKRLKESYKQDKVPVECKADVEYWQGYYTQIDNYVDESFGYLDSNKDNKLNFNEYIGEHLR; via the coding sequence ATGAGTCGTTTTAACACACTATCATTCGCCATTATGGCGTCACTTGTTTCTGCCAACGCTCTGGCATCGACAGAAACAGACAGCATCTTTAACTTCTTTGACACTGATAAAAACAACCAGATTAGCCTGAAAGAGTTTAAAACCGGTGGACTGGACTCTGAAGGAGATAGCTGGAACGAAGGACTATCAACTGTATGTACAGAGAAAACCTTAAGCATGGTCGAACCTGAACTTATCGACACTTTCAAACACCTTGATGACAATAAAGATAAGCAAATAAGTCGTGAAGAGTTCGCTAAAAATGCTAACCGTATTTACGACGAATACTGGCAGGCCTCGTTTAAGCAAGCCGATAAAAATAACGACAAACAACTGGACCGGAAAGAGTATGAAGCTCAGGCCGGTAATTATGTTAAGCGACTTAAAGAGTCATACAAACAAGATAAAGTTCCTGTGGAATGTAAGGCGGATGTTGAGTATTGGCAAGGCTACTACACACAAATCGATAACTATGTCGACGAGTCATTTGGCTATCTGGACAGCAACAAAGACAACAAGCTCAACTTTAACGAGTACATCGGTGAGCATCTGCGTTAA
- a CDS encoding alpha/beta hydrolase, with protein MKKIILLSSFCVLLSACSRSDQASNQFRSDCGLFELQGDKPLTFEVINPNEASLDGIICSGSLDAFQDMLDAYPAVTRLHIDIIEGSSDDETNLQLSKQIHDKGISTHLNANGLIASGGVDLFLAGVQRTASDNEPQIGVHSWGSSDGEDGRQVAKSDPVHQEYLSYYRHIGINPQFYWFTLEAAPASDIHWMNKSELDKYKVLSR; from the coding sequence ATGAAAAAAATCATTCTGCTTAGCTCATTTTGCGTACTACTTTCTGCTTGCAGCCGCTCTGATCAAGCGAGCAACCAGTTTCGTTCTGATTGTGGTTTATTTGAGCTACAAGGAGATAAGCCCCTTACCTTCGAGGTAATCAACCCCAACGAAGCTTCTCTGGATGGCATTATCTGCTCCGGTTCACTGGATGCCTTTCAAGATATGCTGGACGCTTATCCTGCTGTTACCCGGCTACACATTGATATCATTGAAGGTAGTTCTGATGATGAAACCAATTTGCAGCTATCAAAACAGATACACGACAAAGGCATAAGTACTCACCTGAACGCAAACGGCCTGATTGCCAGTGGCGGCGTGGATCTTTTTCTCGCCGGCGTCCAAAGGACGGCAAGTGACAACGAACCGCAAATCGGCGTACATAGCTGGGGAAGCAGTGACGGTGAAGATGGTCGTCAGGTGGCAAAATCCGATCCAGTTCATCAGGAGTATTTAAGCTATTACCGTCATATCGGCATTAACCCACAGTTCTACTGGTTTACCCTTGAGGCCGCACCAGCCAGCGATATTCACTGGATGAACAAATCAGAACTCGATAAATACAAGGTGCTTAGCCGCTAA
- a CDS encoding substrate-binding periplasmic protein, which yields MFRKSILSLPALIIFLTIATSFSVQAEKLLLSAFNYPPYMDESLPDKGVFCELVSAAYDAAGYKVEFQFYPLARSTKYVIDGKVMAQLGTEWNFPEQERNASVTSVPLFYYRVVGFYLKDKFPDISFKSLQDLLPYRLGVIRGSSDAAILNSAPELGLDLEEVSRMDHLLKKVAAGRNDIAFMVELSGLSRINKLYPDGKSEWKMSEDAIQGIPAHVVFSNRYPGVTQYINAFRKGLEQIQQNGSYQKIFEKYYGEGKVPAITSELDRDIYIIPETISEQ from the coding sequence ATGTTCCGCAAGAGCATATTGAGTCTGCCGGCTTTGATTATCTTTCTGACTATCGCCACTAGTTTTTCGGTACAGGCTGAAAAGCTCCTTCTGTCCGCTTTTAATTATCCCCCTTATATGGACGAATCGCTGCCGGATAAAGGTGTGTTTTGCGAACTTGTCTCCGCCGCTTATGATGCTGCGGGTTACAAAGTGGAGTTCCAGTTTTATCCTCTGGCCAGATCCACCAAATACGTTATTGACGGAAAAGTAATGGCTCAGCTAGGGACGGAATGGAACTTTCCTGAACAAGAGCGTAATGCCTCTGTAACCAGTGTCCCTCTGTTTTACTACCGGGTAGTTGGCTTTTACCTGAAAGATAAGTTCCCTGACATCTCCTTTAAATCCCTGCAGGATCTGCTGCCATACCGGCTGGGAGTGATCCGCGGCAGCTCAGATGCGGCCATTCTGAACTCCGCCCCCGAGCTTGGATTGGATCTGGAGGAAGTAAGCCGGATGGATCACCTGCTTAAAAAGGTAGCAGCCGGAAGAAATGATATCGCCTTTATGGTTGAACTCAGCGGGCTTTCCCGTATTAATAAGCTTTATCCTGACGGGAAGAGCGAGTGGAAAATGAGTGAAGATGCCATTCAGGGTATTCCCGCTCATGTGGTTTTCTCTAACCGTTATCCCGGTGTCACTCAATACATTAATGCGTTCCGTAAAGGGCTGGAACAGATACAGCAGAACGGTAGCTATCAGAAAATATTTGAAAAGTATTACGGTGAAGGCAAGGTTCCGGCCATCACCTCTGAACTGGACAGAGATATTTATATCATTCCGGAAACAATTTCAGAGCAGTGA
- a CDS encoding aspartate/glutamate racemase family protein, whose product MSKKLGVLGGMGPMATVDFVKRIVEKSPACSDQEHMAMIISNNPITPDRTKCILENGEDPLKVMLSNLMSLKESGATHAVIPCNTAHYWLDKLKSDDLPFISIIDSVLNEACRRKMQRIGILATNATVKTGMYANAIETKGMQVMLPDSQQQADVMEGIYQVKAGNIELGRELMEPVFDALIAQGADGVILGCTEIPLAFDGFPAEKKRQALDSLDLLADECVRYYYYQ is encoded by the coding sequence ATGAGTAAGAAGTTAGGTGTACTTGGTGGTATGGGGCCAATGGCTACCGTTGATTTCGTAAAAAGAATTGTAGAGAAAAGCCCTGCATGTTCTGATCAGGAACATATGGCTATGATTATTTCGAATAATCCAATTACCCCTGACCGTACTAAATGCATCCTGGAAAACGGTGAAGATCCCCTTAAAGTAATGCTGAGTAATCTGATGTCACTGAAGGAGTCGGGTGCTACTCACGCCGTTATCCCTTGTAATACAGCGCACTACTGGCTGGATAAGCTTAAGAGCGATGATTTGCCCTTTATCAGCATTATCGACAGTGTTCTTAATGAAGCGTGCCGCAGAAAAATGCAGCGTATCGGCATTCTGGCAACGAATGCCACGGTAAAAACTGGCATGTATGCCAATGCCATTGAGACAAAAGGTATGCAGGTTATGCTGCCGGACTCGCAGCAACAAGCCGATGTGATGGAAGGCATATATCAGGTTAAAGCGGGCAACATAGAGCTGGGTAGGGAGCTAATGGAACCTGTATTTGATGCCTTAATTGCTCAGGGAGCCGATGGCGTGATTCTCGGCTGCACCGAGATCCCGTTGGCGTTTGACGGATTCCCGGCTGAGAAAAAACGTCAGGCGCTGGACTCACTGGATCTGCTCGCTGATGAGTGCGTCCGTTACTATTACTACCAGTAA
- a CDS encoding sigma-54-dependent Fis family transcriptional regulator has protein sequence MQLQTDKSTNWLHDSWKRSSDAGLRERRLPEEIRVARTQLSERRQIHAQLIEITEQYARPLFNQLFAKSDSRLILTDADGVVIASWGQKQFKSKLTTIALESGVCWKEDLKGTNAIGTAIVEQKPVSIIGDQHFIHQHRFISCSASPVFDHTGKLVAVLDITSEQQVHHDNTRHLIQTMVQKIEREMLCRLPEGMLRIDLATEHSVLQSGWQGILIADDNRNIIAHNQMASHLLRQESIVGQPVDHFLQQESDSLVFRLHNLSDNQAIKRATYSPASELHYGDERIEHAWQQGCKVINRQISLLILGETGVGKGEFVKALHRQSSRKSAPLVSVNCGALAKDLLESELFGYVGGAFTGANSKGYKGKIRQADKGILFLDEIADMPLEAQCRLLHVIQDKQVVPLGCNQSIEVDIQIIAATHKDLEQMVEQGLFRQDLYYRLNGLVVTLPPMRERKDKLTLIKTLHHKYASPDQSLCDELQQLLLSYHWPGNIRQLDNVIKVASLLAQDEEKLCLEHIPQHIAQHITSEQVGMSKDKETESSLKSTIDDALLTTYQANKGNISKTSKVLGVSRNTIYRKLKKIGVLK, from the coding sequence ATGCAGCTACAAACGGACAAATCGACAAACTGGTTACACGATTCATGGAAGCGAAGCAGTGATGCAGGGTTGAGGGAAAGAAGGCTGCCTGAAGAGATACGGGTGGCCCGGACACAGCTCTCTGAACGCCGGCAAATACACGCGCAGTTAATAGAGATAACTGAACAATATGCCCGCCCCCTATTTAACCAGCTATTTGCCAAAAGCGACAGTCGCTTAATTCTGACCGATGCAGACGGCGTGGTGATTGCCTCTTGGGGACAGAAGCAGTTTAAAAGCAAGCTGACTACCATTGCACTGGAGAGTGGTGTCTGCTGGAAAGAGGACCTTAAAGGAACCAACGCCATAGGCACCGCTATCGTAGAACAGAAGCCGGTCTCCATTATTGGTGATCAGCACTTTATTCATCAGCACCGCTTTATTAGCTGTTCAGCCAGCCCGGTATTCGATCACACAGGTAAACTGGTCGCCGTATTGGATATCACCAGTGAGCAGCAGGTTCATCACGACAACACCCGCCATCTTATCCAGACCATGGTGCAAAAAATCGAGAGAGAAATGCTGTGCAGATTACCGGAAGGAATGCTGCGTATCGATTTGGCGACTGAACATTCGGTGCTGCAAAGTGGCTGGCAGGGTATTCTTATCGCGGACGATAACCGCAATATCATTGCCCATAATCAGATGGCATCGCACCTGCTCAGACAGGAGTCTATTGTGGGGCAGCCTGTAGACCACTTTCTGCAACAGGAGTCTGACAGTTTAGTCTTCAGGCTGCATAACCTTTCTGATAACCAAGCCATAAAGAGAGCCACCTATTCGCCGGCCAGTGAACTTCATTACGGAGATGAAAGAATTGAGCACGCATGGCAACAGGGATGCAAGGTAATTAACCGTCAGATTAGCCTGCTGATTTTAGGGGAAACAGGGGTCGGTAAGGGAGAATTTGTTAAGGCTCTGCATCGTCAAAGCAGCAGAAAGTCCGCCCCTCTTGTCAGCGTTAACTGTGGCGCATTGGCCAAAGATCTGCTTGAGTCTGAGCTGTTTGGTTATGTCGGTGGCGCCTTTACCGGGGCAAACAGCAAAGGTTATAAGGGCAAAATCCGTCAGGCTGACAAAGGGATACTGTTTCTTGATGAGATAGCAGATATGCCGCTGGAAGCACAGTGTCGCCTGCTGCATGTAATACAGGACAAGCAGGTAGTGCCTCTTGGCTGCAACCAGAGTATCGAAGTAGATATTCAAATTATAGCTGCCACTCATAAAGATTTAGAGCAGATGGTGGAACAGGGGCTGTTCAGACAGGATCTCTATTACCGCCTGAACGGTTTGGTGGTTACCCTGCCTCCTATGAGGGAGCGCAAAGATAAACTGACTCTTATTAAAACCCTTCACCATAAATACGCGTCACCTGACCAGTCTCTCTGTGATGAGCTTCAGCAACTTCTGCTGAGCTACCACTGGCCGGGTAATATTCGTCAGTTAGACAATGTGATCAAGGTGGCTTCTCTTCTTGCACAAGACGAGGAGAAACTCTGTCTGGAACATATTCCGCAGCATATCGCGCAACATATCACTTCAGAGCAAGTGGGAATGAGTAAGGATAAGGAGACGGAATCAAGCCTGAAAAGCACCATAGATGATGCCTTGCTTACCACCTATCAGGCAAACAAGGGCAATATCAGCAAAACCTCAAAGGTGTTGGGGGTGAGCCGCAACACCATTTACAGGAAACTGAAAAAAATCGGAGTACTAAAGTAA
- the exaC gene encoding acetaldehyde dehydrogenase ExaC: MIYAQPGTEGSVVQFKPSYNNFIGGEWVAPVGGEYFDNLSPVNGQVYCKVARSTEDDINLALDAAHAARESWAATSVAERSNILLKIADRIEQNLEELAVAETWENGKPVRETLAADLPLVVDHFRYFAGCIRAQEGSAAELDVNTASYHFPEPVGVVGQIIPWNFPMLMAAWKIAPALAAGCCIVLKPAEQTPTSILVMLEKIADLLPAGVLNVVNGFGHEAGQALATSNRIAKLAFTGSTEIGHHILKCAAESLIPSTVELGGKSPNIYFADVFDHEDEYLEKCIEGLLLAFFNQGEVCTCPSRVLVHESIYDRFIEKAIERAKTIQQGNPLDTGTQVGAQASQEQFDKILSYLEIGRQEGAQVLVGGEPATQKEGLDAGYYIQPTMLKGDNSMRVFQEEIFGPVIAITTFKDEKEALEIANDTEYGLGAGVWTRDSNLAYRMGRKIEAGRIWVNCYHAYPAHAAFGGYKKSGIGRETHKMMLDHYQNTKNLLVSYDVNPLGFF, encoded by the coding sequence ATGATCTATGCTCAGCCGGGAACAGAAGGTTCTGTCGTTCAGTTTAAGCCATCTTATAACAACTTTATTGGCGGGGAGTGGGTAGCTCCTGTGGGCGGAGAATATTTTGATAACCTTTCTCCGGTAAACGGTCAGGTTTACTGCAAGGTGGCTCGTTCAACAGAAGATGATATCAACCTTGCACTTGATGCAGCCCACGCTGCCAGAGAATCATGGGCCGCGACCAGTGTTGCTGAACGATCCAATATTCTGCTAAAAATTGCTGATCGTATCGAACAGAATCTGGAAGAACTGGCCGTCGCTGAAACATGGGAAAACGGCAAGCCGGTTCGCGAAACTCTGGCGGCGGATTTACCTCTTGTTGTTGACCATTTCCGTTATTTCGCCGGATGTATCCGCGCGCAGGAAGGTTCAGCGGCAGAGCTGGATGTCAATACCGCAAGTTATCACTTCCCGGAACCTGTCGGGGTAGTAGGCCAGATCATTCCGTGGAACTTCCCGATGCTGATGGCGGCGTGGAAGATTGCACCGGCACTGGCAGCAGGCTGTTGTATTGTACTTAAGCCAGCTGAGCAGACGCCAACATCAATATTGGTGATGCTGGAAAAAATTGCCGATCTTCTTCCTGCCGGTGTTCTGAATGTGGTCAATGGTTTCGGCCATGAGGCGGGGCAGGCGCTGGCTACCAGTAACAGAATTGCTAAGTTAGCCTTTACCGGTTCAACGGAGATTGGTCATCATATTCTTAAGTGCGCTGCTGAGAGCCTGATCCCGTCAACGGTAGAGCTTGGCGGTAAGTCGCCAAACATTTACTTTGCTGATGTGTTCGATCATGAAGACGAGTATCTGGAAAAATGTATCGAAGGTTTGTTGCTGGCGTTCTTTAATCAGGGCGAAGTGTGTACTTGTCCGTCACGTGTACTGGTTCATGAGTCCATCTATGACCGCTTTATTGAAAAAGCGATAGAACGTGCAAAAACCATTCAGCAGGGTAACCCGCTTGATACCGGCACTCAGGTAGGTGCACAGGCTTCACAGGAGCAGTTTGATAAGATCCTGAGTTATCTGGAAATCGGCCGTCAGGAAGGCGCTCAGGTTCTGGTTGGGGGTGAGCCGGCTACTCAGAAAGAGGGCTTAGATGCAGGCTATTATATTCAGCCGACCATGCTAAAGGGTGATAACTCTATGCGGGTATTCCAGGAAGAAATTTTTGGTCCTGTTATTGCTATTACTACCTTTAAAGATGAAAAAGAGGCACTGGAGATAGCCAATGATACTGAGTATGGTCTCGGAGCTGGTGTATGGACCCGTGACAGCAATCTTGCCTACCGGATGGGACGTAAGATCGAAGCGGGCAGGATCTGGGTTAACTGCTACCACGCTTATCCGGCTCATGCTGCGTTTGGCGGCTATAAGAAATCAGGTATCGGCCGTGAAACTCATAAAATGATGCTGGACCACTATCAGAACACCAAAAACTTGTTGGTCAGCTATGATGTTAACCCGCTGGGTTTCTTCTGA
- a CDS encoding TfoX/Sxy family DNA transformation protein translates to MENIVSFPNEDYVLDTIAEHCDIERNALKVHYMFKYHILSFHGHAFAMIIDGRLALKFGNNKMLQQRLLLAGGQEVYDYSEVTKKMSYYSIHEDCFTLISIECLELVKKVMYYWYNLGEAPNVPSINKMINITKTLALSLNNIGVNSVDDLMSMGSYQAYNKLKATDPDIPDSYFSRLEGAITNKHYMFVEEFYTQAS, encoded by the coding sequence ATGGAAAATATTGTTTCTTTCCCCAATGAAGATTATGTACTGGATACCATAGCGGAACATTGCGATATTGAACGCAACGCGCTAAAAGTTCATTACATGTTCAAGTACCATATTCTAAGCTTTCATGGCCATGCTTTCGCTATGATTATTGATGGACGACTGGCCCTTAAGTTTGGTAATAACAAAATGCTTCAGCAACGGCTTCTTCTGGCTGGAGGTCAGGAGGTCTATGACTATTCTGAAGTGACCAAAAAAATGTCTTACTACTCAATCCATGAAGACTGTTTTACTCTTATCTCTATTGAGTGTCTGGAACTGGTTAAAAAGGTCATGTATTACTGGTATAACTTAGGTGAAGCGCCTAATGTTCCGTCAATAAATAAGATGATTAATATAACTAAGACACTGGCGTTATCGCTAAATAATATTGGTGTTAATAGCGTTGATGATTTGATGAGTATGGGTTCTTATCAGGCGTACAATAAGCTAAAGGCAACGGATCCAGATATTCCGGATAGCTACTTTAGCCGTTTAGAAGGTGCGATAACTAATAAACATTATATGTTTGTGGAAGAGTTTTATACTCAGGCTAGTTAA
- the ppsR gene encoding posphoenolpyruvate synthetase regulatory kinase/phosphorylase PpsR, which produces MQTLNQRRDVFYVSDGTAITCETLGHAVLGQFPFIANEQTIPFVENTTKALQVVQRINQAKKETGSQPVVFLSTVVPEVKEILMTADANIYDVLSMLVEPIQKDLQLEATPKLQRSRSVSKDEKAYYDRISAVEYTLSHDDGISLKNIEEADLILLGVSRSGKTPTSLYMALQFGVRVINYPFISEDMEKLRLPPVFEIYRHKLFGLTIDTHRLSEIRNERLADSTYASEQQCQDELDKVETLFRREAIPYINTSSLSVEEISARILQKTGLKRSMF; this is translated from the coding sequence ATGCAAACTTTAAACCAAAGACGTGACGTGTTTTATGTTTCTGATGGAACGGCCATTACATGTGAAACATTAGGACATGCTGTATTAGGCCAATTTCCTTTTATAGCTAACGAGCAAACGATTCCCTTTGTCGAAAATACTACAAAAGCTCTTCAGGTAGTTCAAAGAATAAATCAGGCAAAAAAGGAAACCGGATCACAACCTGTAGTATTTCTTTCCACTGTTGTTCCCGAAGTGAAAGAGATTCTTATGACAGCTGATGCAAACATATACGACGTATTGAGTATGTTGGTGGAACCAATCCAGAAAGACCTTCAGTTAGAAGCGACACCCAAACTGCAGCGCTCAAGAAGTGTTAGTAAAGATGAAAAAGCCTACTATGATCGTATCTCTGCTGTGGAATACACCTTAAGCCATGATGACGGTATTTCCCTGAAGAATATTGAAGAGGCAGATCTAATTCTATTGGGCGTTTCCCGCAGCGGTAAAACCCCTACCAGCCTCTATATGGCACTTCAGTTTGGAGTCAGGGTAATTAACTATCCGTTTATCAGTGAGGATATGGAAAAGCTGCGTTTACCGCCGGTATTCGAGATATACCGTCATAAGCTGTTTGGCCTGACTATAGACACTCACAGATTGTCTGAAATAAGAAATGAACGTCTTGCTGACAGCACTTATGCCAGTGAGCAACAGTGTCAGGACGAGTTGGATAAAGTGGAAACCTTGTTCCGCAGAGAGGCAATCCCGTATATCAATACTTCGTCCCTTTCCGTAGAAGAAATCTCTGCCCGGATACTGCAGAAAACCGGTCTGAAACGTAGTATGTTTTGA